A section of the Malus sylvestris chromosome 17, drMalSylv7.2, whole genome shotgun sequence genome encodes:
- the LOC126612280 gene encoding probable membrane metalloprotease ARASP2, chloroplastic has translation MIINLSASPPSSSFSLIKLSNSKSPISDFPSKPKTHHPKPPSSSICCSFSSPDLGFHCKDRFFIENGRCPHGKRFKFRTCAISGFDYGNFESAQSVLEAAAVLTAIIVVHESGHFLAAYLQGIHVSKFAVGFGPILAKFNANNVEYSIRAFPLGGFVGFPDNDPDSDIPVDDKNLLKNRPILDRIIVVSAGVVANIIFAYLIILTQVLSVGLPVQEAYPGVLVPEVRPFSAASRDGLLAGDVILKVNGNELPRGGPNGVSEIVDVIKQNPKRNVVLKVARGQQDFEIGITPDENYDGTGKIGVQLSPNVKFTKVKPKSVSEAFNYTGREFWGLSSNVLDSLKQTFLNFSQTASKVSGPVAIIAVGAEVARSNIDGLYQFAALLNLNLAVINLLPLPALDGGTLAFILIEAARGGRKLPLEVEQGIMSSGITLVLFLGLFLIVKDTLNLDFIKDML, from the coding sequence ATGATCATTAATCTCTCAGCTTCTCCACcctcctcttctttctctctcatcaagTTATCCAATTCCAAATCACCCATATCTGATTTTccatcaaaacccaaaacccaccaCCCAAAACCTCCATCTTCTTCCATTTGCTGCTCATTTTCTTCACCAGACCTTGGTTTTCACTGCAAGGATCGATTTTTCATTGAAAATGGCAGGTGCCCACATGGGAAAAGGTTCAAGTTTAGGACTTGTGCGATTTCTGGGTTCGACTATGGCAACTTTGAAAGTGCTCAGTCGGTTTTGGAGGCGGCTGCTGTGTTAACGGCCATAATTGTTGTCCATGAGAGCGGTCACTTCCTTGCTGCTTATCTCCAAGGCATCCATGTAAGTAAGTTTGCAGTTGGTTTTGGTCCAATTTTAGCTAAATTCAATGCAAACAATGTGGAGTATTCTATTAGAGCTTTTCCTCTAGGTGGGTTTGTGGGGTTTCCAGATAATGATCCAGATAGTGATATTCCAGTTGACGATAAGAATCTGCTTAAGAACAGGCCAATATTGGATAGAATAATTGTGGTTTCAGCTGGTGTGGTTGCCAATATTATTTTTGCCTATCTTATAATACTTACTCAAGTGTTGTCTGTTGGTTTGCCTGTACAAGAGGCCTATCCTGGGGTGCTTGTGCCCGAGGTTCGCCCATTCTCCGCTGCTTCCCGAGATGGGTTGCTTGCCGGTGATGTGATCCTTAAGGTTAACGGAAATGAATTGCCAAGAGGAGGTCCTAATGGTGTTTCAGAGATTGTTGATGTGATTAAGCAGAATCCCAAAAGAAATGTGGTTCTTAAGGTTGCGAGGGGACAGCAGGATTTTGAAATTGGGATCACACCGGATGAGAATTATGATGGAACAGGCAAAATCGGAGTGCAATTATCGCCAAATGTTAAGTTTACAAAagttaaacctaaaagtgtttCAGAAGCTTTTAATTATACTGGGAGAGAATTTTGGGGCTTGTCATCTAATGTTTTAGATAGTTTAAAGCAGACTTTTCTAAACTTCTCACAGACAGCTAGTAAGGTTTCAGGTCCAGTTGCAATCATAGCTGTAGGGGCAGAAGTTGCAAGGTCAAATATTGATGGACTCTATCAGTTTGCAGCCTTGCTTAATCTCAACCTTGCAGTAATCAACCTTCTTCCGCTACCTGCTTTAGACGGTGGTACCTTGGCTTTCATCCTCATAGAGGCTGCTAGGGGCGGGCGAAAGCTCCCTCTAGAAGTAGAGCAGGGGATTATGTCATCAGGGATAACCCTTGTTCTTTTCCTAGGATTGTTCCTTATCGTTAAGGACACGCTTAATCTCGATTTTATCAAGGACATGTTGTAA